From Nematostella vectensis chromosome 14, jaNemVect1.1, whole genome shotgun sequence, a single genomic window includes:
- the LOC5512870 gene encoding zinc finger protein 93 isoform X2, which produces MFYHNPSTNEYRFPKNKFQNHETSTPIMQMCILDTENEASIKNGEIPTEHLISQRIGESIRHGCLADSILNIKAEPIDEEESSDCMPNPSLIANIKKESIEDELLDTPTINIKQEPLEEPIDECPVNIEALNRRRDNDITTVVNNFNDTSVVNGFNDTSVVNGFNDTSVVNDFNDTSVVNGFNDTSVVNGNIVTAEDCNNECEGKCVFQSVAVGNSGVPELNCLQDVDHDNGSDSTVILDFPPSDELTQSPLAPESPFERVDGGGESEGTIAIDYPWPLLGKDLDAAFCCSECSRAFKNKSDLVKHKRVHCDDKPYSCRVCGSAFMHFSALKRHQLVHRVVSDTKEGDHLERGRLTCGARVFTHLKKHQLNHEGNVSYSYGQRKVTSKEYSDTEDSDDTIIIDYQATGVGDKSTLKKDAQREVSLERDGKRYSCDVCGRRFVDLGIFTRHKNSHLGVKTDIKGENAHVCDICKKMLASSSALSRHKRIHLQKKQSTRNTKRMASRQDGTGKGEDLLTRPSGVQASKEQPDMKTVRVKREGNEYQPSNKMHKCETCDKEFTRRDALTCHIRIHTGERPFECRYCDKRFSQPSHRVQHEFKHSGERSHMCDICSKSFSRASTLVRHMISHTDDKPYVCTKCNKAFAYSASLVKHDRVYHRGVKPYECDICGRAFSDRSGLVKHERTHTGERPFECSICHMMFSLKGLLTRHMRSHTGQRPYKCEYCSAAFSVSDTLKSHLRLHTGERPYKCEICNKGFVQSSALSSHLLTHSGKRPYECLTCGQTFRSRSNLLYHERRHRGEAPFECQTCGKVFVRSDNLSKHMLCHTGEKPYKCQVCERGFASTSALKSHQRRHDGIKPYKCERCDKRFTSSNERTRHMRTHTGDKPYTCDICKENFMYTTSLTRHKLIHSGAKPFKCDKCEKAFRSSSELTRHVKLVHVKKPFPCDTCKQAFRSEDALARHKNTHAGDLLP; this is translated from the exons ATGTTTTACCATAACCCATCCACTAATGAATACAGATTCCCGAAAAACAAGTTTCAG AACCATGAAACATCCACTCCCATCATGCAGATGTGTATACTCGACACAGAAAACGAGGCAAGCATTAAGAATGGAGAGATACCAACTGAGCACCTCATTTCTCAGCGGATTGGTGAGTCCATAAGACATGGCTGTTTGGCAGACAGCATACTAAATATCAAGGCGGAGCCAATAGATGAAGAAGAAAGCAGCGACTGCATGCCAAATCCATCTCTTATTGCCAACATAAAGAAAGAAAGTATAGAAGATGAACTACTCGATACACCAactataaatataaaacaagaaCCCTTAGAGGAACCAATAGATGAATGTCCAGTCAATATTGAGGCCTTGAATAGACGAAGAGACAATGACATCACTACAGttgtaaataattttaatGATACTTCAGTTGTGAATGGTTTTAATGATACTTCAGTTGTGAATGGTTTTAATGATACTTCAGTTGTGAATGATTTTAATGATACTTCAGTTGTGAATGGTTTTAATGATACTTCAGTCGTGAATGGTAACATTGTCACAGCAGAAGATTGCAATAACGAATGTGAGGGAAAGTGTGTATTTCAAAGTGTGGCAGTGGGGAACAGTGGAGTACCAGAGTTGAACTGTCTGCAAGATGTAGATCATGATAACGGTAGTGATTCCACCGTTATACTAGATTTTCCACCATCAGACGAGCTAACACAATCTCCACTGGCTCCGGAGTCGCCTTTTGAAAGAGTGGATGGAGGAGGTGAATCAGAGGGTACAATAGCTATAGACTACCCGTGGCCACTATTAGGTAAAGACTTGGACGCCGCCTTTTGCTGCTCCGAGTGCAGTAGAGCCTTCAAGAATAAAAGTGACTTGGTCAAGCACAAAAGAGTGCATTGTGACGATAAACCATACAGTTGCAGGGTTTGTGGGAGTGCATTTATGCATTTCTCGGCGCTGAAGCGACACCAGCTTGTGCACAGAGTAGTTAGCGATACTAAGGAAGGAGATCACCTTGAGCGAGGAAGACTAACCTGTGGTGCGAGAGTGTTCACGCATCTAAAGAAACACCAGCTTAATCATGAAGGGAACGTTAGTTATTCTTATGGCCAACGTAAGGTCACGTCTAAAGAATATTCGGATACCGAGGACTCAGATGACACAATTATCATAGACTACCAAGCAACTGGAGTTGGAGACAAAAGTACATTAAAGAAAGACGCCCAGCGTGAAGTGAGCCTAGAAAGAGATGGTAAGCGATACAGCTGTGATGTGTGTGGAAGGCGATTTGTTGACTTGGGTATTTTCACTCGTCATAAGAATTCTCATCTTGGTGTTAAGACTGATATCAAAGGCGAAAATGCGCACGTCTGTGACATCTGCAAAAAGATGCTGGCTTCTTCCTCTGCACTTTCAAGGCACAAGCGTATTCACTTACAGAAAAAACAAAGTACAAGGAATACTAAAAGGATGGCCTCACGACAAGACGGGACGGGGAAAGGGGAGGACCTCCTGACACGCCCATCTGGCGTGCAAGCGAGTAAAGAACAACCTGATATGAAAACTGTGAGGGTTAAGCGAGAAGGGAATGAGTATCAGCCATCTAACAAGATGCATAAGTGTGAGACCTGCGACAAAGAGTTCACTCGCCGAGACGCCCTGACGTGCCATATTAGGATCCACACCGGTGAGAGACCATTTGAGTGTCGCTATTGTGACAAGCGGTTCTCACAGCCCTCGCACCGGGTGCAGCACGAGTTCAAGCACAGCGGCGAGAGATCCCACATGTGCGACATCTGCAGCAAAAGCTTCTCCAGAGCGAGCACGCTGGTGCGACACATGATCTCACATACGGACGACAAGCCTTACGTTTGTACAAAGTGCAACAAGGCCTTTGCGTATTCTGCTTCTCTGGTCAAGCATGATAGAGTCTATCACAGGGGAGTCAAGCCGTACGAATGTGACATTTGTGGGAGAGCGTTCAGCGATAGGTCGGGTCTAGTAAAGCATGAAAGAACACACACAGGGGAGCGACCGTTCGAGTGCAGTATCTGTCATATGATGTTCTCTCTGAAGggattgctgacgcgacatATGAGGTCACACACTGGCCAGCGGCCGTACAAGTGTGAGTACTGCTCGGCGGCGTTCTCGGTGTCCGATACGCTCAAGTCGCACCTGAGACTGCATACCGGCGAGCGACCATACAAATGTGAGATTTGTAACAAGGGGTTCGTGCAGTCAAGCGCTTTGAGCAGCCACCTCCTGACGCATAGTGGCAAAAGGCCGTATGAGTGCCTGACCTGTGGGCAGACATTCAGATCGCGATCGAACCTCTTGTATCACGAGCGCCGCCATAGAGGAGAAGCCCCTTTTGAGTGCCAAACGTGTGGGAAGGTGTTTGTTCGCTCCGATAACCTGAGCAAACACATGCTTTGTCATACGGGCGAGAAACCATACAAGTGTCAAGTCTGTGAAAGGGGTTTCGCCAGTACCTCAGCGCTTAAGTCTCACCAGCGGAGACATGATGGTATAAAACCCTACAAGTGTGAACGATGCGACAAACGATTTACTAGCTCGAATGAGCGCACACGCCACATGAGAACCCATACCGGTGACAAACCATACACATGTGATATTTGCAAGGAGAATTTCATGTACACCACGTCACTTACGAGGCACAAATTGATCCATTCCGGGGCAAAGCCCTTTAAGTGCGATAAATGCGAGAAGGCGTTTAGATCATCCAGTGAGCTGACCCGACATGTGAAACTCGTGCACGTAAAGAAACCCTTTCCATGCGACACGTGCAAGCAAGCCTTTCGAAGCGAGGACGCCCTAGCTCGTCATAAAAACACTCACGCCGGGGACCTTttaccataa
- the LOC5512870 gene encoding zinc finger protein 93 isoform X1, which yields MSEWYQYSSQAGKPMFYHNPSTNEYRFPKNKFQNHETSTPIMQMCILDTENEASIKNGEIPTEHLISQRIGESIRHGCLADSILNIKAEPIDEEESSDCMPNPSLIANIKKESIEDELLDTPTINIKQEPLEEPIDECPVNIEALNRRRDNDITTVVNNFNDTSVVNGFNDTSVVNGFNDTSVVNDFNDTSVVNGFNDTSVVNGNIVTAEDCNNECEGKCVFQSVAVGNSGVPELNCLQDVDHDNGSDSTVILDFPPSDELTQSPLAPESPFERVDGGGESEGTIAIDYPWPLLGKDLDAAFCCSECSRAFKNKSDLVKHKRVHCDDKPYSCRVCGSAFMHFSALKRHQLVHRVVSDTKEGDHLERGRLTCGARVFTHLKKHQLNHEGNVSYSYGQRKVTSKEYSDTEDSDDTIIIDYQATGVGDKSTLKKDAQREVSLERDGKRYSCDVCGRRFVDLGIFTRHKNSHLGVKTDIKGENAHVCDICKKMLASSSALSRHKRIHLQKKQSTRNTKRMASRQDGTGKGEDLLTRPSGVQASKEQPDMKTVRVKREGNEYQPSNKMHKCETCDKEFTRRDALTCHIRIHTGERPFECRYCDKRFSQPSHRVQHEFKHSGERSHMCDICSKSFSRASTLVRHMISHTDDKPYVCTKCNKAFAYSASLVKHDRVYHRGVKPYECDICGRAFSDRSGLVKHERTHTGERPFECSICHMMFSLKGLLTRHMRSHTGQRPYKCEYCSAAFSVSDTLKSHLRLHTGERPYKCEICNKGFVQSSALSSHLLTHSGKRPYECLTCGQTFRSRSNLLYHERRHRGEAPFECQTCGKVFVRSDNLSKHMLCHTGEKPYKCQVCERGFASTSALKSHQRRHDGIKPYKCERCDKRFTSSNERTRHMRTHTGDKPYTCDICKENFMYTTSLTRHKLIHSGAKPFKCDKCEKAFRSSSELTRHVKLVHVKKPFPCDTCKQAFRSEDALARHKNTHAGDLLP from the exons ATGAG TGAGTGGTATCAGTACTCCTCCCAGGCAGGCAAGCCCATGTTTTACCATAACCCATCCACTAATGAATACAGATTCCCGAAAAACAAGTTTCAG AACCATGAAACATCCACTCCCATCATGCAGATGTGTATACTCGACACAGAAAACGAGGCAAGCATTAAGAATGGAGAGATACCAACTGAGCACCTCATTTCTCAGCGGATTGGTGAGTCCATAAGACATGGCTGTTTGGCAGACAGCATACTAAATATCAAGGCGGAGCCAATAGATGAAGAAGAAAGCAGCGACTGCATGCCAAATCCATCTCTTATTGCCAACATAAAGAAAGAAAGTATAGAAGATGAACTACTCGATACACCAactataaatataaaacaagaaCCCTTAGAGGAACCAATAGATGAATGTCCAGTCAATATTGAGGCCTTGAATAGACGAAGAGACAATGACATCACTACAGttgtaaataattttaatGATACTTCAGTTGTGAATGGTTTTAATGATACTTCAGTTGTGAATGGTTTTAATGATACTTCAGTTGTGAATGATTTTAATGATACTTCAGTTGTGAATGGTTTTAATGATACTTCAGTCGTGAATGGTAACATTGTCACAGCAGAAGATTGCAATAACGAATGTGAGGGAAAGTGTGTATTTCAAAGTGTGGCAGTGGGGAACAGTGGAGTACCAGAGTTGAACTGTCTGCAAGATGTAGATCATGATAACGGTAGTGATTCCACCGTTATACTAGATTTTCCACCATCAGACGAGCTAACACAATCTCCACTGGCTCCGGAGTCGCCTTTTGAAAGAGTGGATGGAGGAGGTGAATCAGAGGGTACAATAGCTATAGACTACCCGTGGCCACTATTAGGTAAAGACTTGGACGCCGCCTTTTGCTGCTCCGAGTGCAGTAGAGCCTTCAAGAATAAAAGTGACTTGGTCAAGCACAAAAGAGTGCATTGTGACGATAAACCATACAGTTGCAGGGTTTGTGGGAGTGCATTTATGCATTTCTCGGCGCTGAAGCGACACCAGCTTGTGCACAGAGTAGTTAGCGATACTAAGGAAGGAGATCACCTTGAGCGAGGAAGACTAACCTGTGGTGCGAGAGTGTTCACGCATCTAAAGAAACACCAGCTTAATCATGAAGGGAACGTTAGTTATTCTTATGGCCAACGTAAGGTCACGTCTAAAGAATATTCGGATACCGAGGACTCAGATGACACAATTATCATAGACTACCAAGCAACTGGAGTTGGAGACAAAAGTACATTAAAGAAAGACGCCCAGCGTGAAGTGAGCCTAGAAAGAGATGGTAAGCGATACAGCTGTGATGTGTGTGGAAGGCGATTTGTTGACTTGGGTATTTTCACTCGTCATAAGAATTCTCATCTTGGTGTTAAGACTGATATCAAAGGCGAAAATGCGCACGTCTGTGACATCTGCAAAAAGATGCTGGCTTCTTCCTCTGCACTTTCAAGGCACAAGCGTATTCACTTACAGAAAAAACAAAGTACAAGGAATACTAAAAGGATGGCCTCACGACAAGACGGGACGGGGAAAGGGGAGGACCTCCTGACACGCCCATCTGGCGTGCAAGCGAGTAAAGAACAACCTGATATGAAAACTGTGAGGGTTAAGCGAGAAGGGAATGAGTATCAGCCATCTAACAAGATGCATAAGTGTGAGACCTGCGACAAAGAGTTCACTCGCCGAGACGCCCTGACGTGCCATATTAGGATCCACACCGGTGAGAGACCATTTGAGTGTCGCTATTGTGACAAGCGGTTCTCACAGCCCTCGCACCGGGTGCAGCACGAGTTCAAGCACAGCGGCGAGAGATCCCACATGTGCGACATCTGCAGCAAAAGCTTCTCCAGAGCGAGCACGCTGGTGCGACACATGATCTCACATACGGACGACAAGCCTTACGTTTGTACAAAGTGCAACAAGGCCTTTGCGTATTCTGCTTCTCTGGTCAAGCATGATAGAGTCTATCACAGGGGAGTCAAGCCGTACGAATGTGACATTTGTGGGAGAGCGTTCAGCGATAGGTCGGGTCTAGTAAAGCATGAAAGAACACACACAGGGGAGCGACCGTTCGAGTGCAGTATCTGTCATATGATGTTCTCTCTGAAGggattgctgacgcgacatATGAGGTCACACACTGGCCAGCGGCCGTACAAGTGTGAGTACTGCTCGGCGGCGTTCTCGGTGTCCGATACGCTCAAGTCGCACCTGAGACTGCATACCGGCGAGCGACCATACAAATGTGAGATTTGTAACAAGGGGTTCGTGCAGTCAAGCGCTTTGAGCAGCCACCTCCTGACGCATAGTGGCAAAAGGCCGTATGAGTGCCTGACCTGTGGGCAGACATTCAGATCGCGATCGAACCTCTTGTATCACGAGCGCCGCCATAGAGGAGAAGCCCCTTTTGAGTGCCAAACGTGTGGGAAGGTGTTTGTTCGCTCCGATAACCTGAGCAAACACATGCTTTGTCATACGGGCGAGAAACCATACAAGTGTCAAGTCTGTGAAAGGGGTTTCGCCAGTACCTCAGCGCTTAAGTCTCACCAGCGGAGACATGATGGTATAAAACCCTACAAGTGTGAACGATGCGACAAACGATTTACTAGCTCGAATGAGCGCACACGCCACATGAGAACCCATACCGGTGACAAACCATACACATGTGATATTTGCAAGGAGAATTTCATGTACACCACGTCACTTACGAGGCACAAATTGATCCATTCCGGGGCAAAGCCCTTTAAGTGCGATAAATGCGAGAAGGCGTTTAGATCATCCAGTGAGCTGACCCGACATGTGAAACTCGTGCACGTAAAGAAACCCTTTCCATGCGACACGTGCAAGCAAGCCTTTCGAAGCGAGGACGCCCTAGCTCGTCATAAAAACACTCACGCCGGGGACCTTttaccataa